One window of Nicotiana tomentosiformis chromosome 11, ASM39032v3, whole genome shotgun sequence genomic DNA carries:
- the LOC138901887 gene encoding uncharacterized protein: MLRDYDITILYHPGKANVVDDALSHRVESFGSLAYLPAAERSMAMDVQALSSQFLRLDISEPSRVLASVVSRSSLYDRFRERQYDDPHLVVLRDTIQHRDAKGVTIGDDGASRMHGRLCVPNVDGLRELIL; this comes from the coding sequence ATGCTtagggattatgatatcaccattttgtaccaccccgggaaagccaatgtggtagacgatgctttgagtcaccgggtagagagttttgggagcttagcatatctaccagcagcagagaggtcCATGGcgatggatgttcaggccttatccAGCCAGTTtctgagattggatatttctgagccgagtcgagtattggctagtgtggtctctcggtcttccctttatgatcgtttcagggagcgtcaatatgatgacccccatctagttgtccttagggacacgatCCAGCACCGTGATGCTAAGggggtcactattggagatgatggtgcatcgaggatgcatggcaggctatgtgtgcccaatgtagatggtttgcgcgagttgattctttag